One genomic window of Coffea eugenioides isolate CCC68of chromosome 1, Ceug_1.0, whole genome shotgun sequence includes the following:
- the LOC113761037 gene encoding ATP synthase subunit delta', mitochondrial-like, translating to MLRHAPRLLSRATSSAMRWRRPFSTNVPAETPVDAKFVESWRSTIPNIEPPKTPSAFMAPRPPTPSTIPSKLTINVVLPYNSIFSAKEVDMVIVPATTGQMGVLPGHVATIAELKPGVLSVHEGNDVTKYFVSGGFAFIHANSVADIIAVEAAPVDQFDQNLVQKGLAEFTQKLSSASTDVEKAEAQIGVDVHSALNAALTG from the exons ATGCTTCGACACGCCCCACGATTGCTTTCAAGAGCCACCTCCTCCGCCATGAGATGGCGCCGCCCATTCTCCACCAATGTTCCGGCCGAGACTCCCGTTGACGCCAAGTTCGTCGAGTCTTGGAGATCGACCATCCCAAACATTGAGCCTCCGAAGACACCCTCCGCTTTCATGGCTCCTCGACCTCCGACGCCGTCCACCATCCCTTCCAAGCTCACAATCAACGTCGTCCTTCCTTACAACTCCATTTTCTCCGCAAAAGAG GTTGATATGGTCATTGTCCCTGCAACTACCGGGCAGATGGGTGTGTTGCCAGGGCATGTAGCCACAATTGCAGAGCTGAAGCCAGGCGTCTTATCAGTTCATGAAGGCAATGATGTGACTAAATACTTTGTAAGTGGTGGATTTGCATTTATACATGCAAATTCAGTCGCAGATATCATTGCTGTGGAGGCTGCGCCTGTTGACCAATTTGATCAAAACCTTGTTCAAAAGGGCCTTGCGGAGTTTACGCAGAAACTAAGCTCTGCATCAACAGATGTGGAGAAAGCTGAAGCTCAAATCGGGGTTGACGTACACAGCGCTCTTAATGCTGCTCTTACAGGTTAA